CAATCTGCAGCACATGATGGAAAACCCCCATGACGGTGATAACCACAATGCCTCGGTATTTGCCTGGTGCTATAGCCGCATGGGGGATTTTATCCCGGAGCTCGTCGAAGCTGGCTGCAGCCCCCGGATCATGCTGGACTATTCTGGAAATTTGCTCTGGGGTCTGAAGCAGATGGGGCGCGAGGATGTGTTGAATAATCTCAAAAAAATTACCACTGATGCTCGCTATCAACCCTATGTGGAATGGCTCGGCACCATGTGGAGCCATGCGGTGGCCCCCTCAACACCGATTCCTGATTTAAAACTCCAGATCCAGGCCTGGCAACATTACTTCGCTGAGATCTTTGGGGTAGAAGCCCTGAAGCGAGTTAAGGGATTTTCGCCCCCAGAAATGCACCTCCCGAACCACCCAGACACCCTGTTTGAATACATCAAAGCCCTCAAGGAATGTGGCTACCGCTGGCTGTTGGTCCAGGAGCACTCCGTCGAACATCTTGATGGTTCTGGGTTGCACCATGACGAGAAGTATTTGCCCAATCGCTTGGTGGTGAAAAATTCCCGGGGCGAAGAGATTAGCATTACGGCCCTAATTAAAACCCAGGGCTCTGACACTAAGCTTGTGGCTCAAATGCAGCCCTACTATGAGGCAAAGAGCCGGGGTCGCCAAGAATTAGCCGGTCAATCTGTGCCCTGTCTAGTTTCTCAGATCGCTGATGGTGAAAATGGCGGCGTGATGATGAATGAGTTTCCTGGTGGTTACCTGCCCGCTTGGCACGACATCAAAAACGATGGTAGTGTGGCTGGATTTAACGGCACAGAATACCTGGAACTGCTGGATGCGAAGGGCATCAGCGAAGCAGATTACCCCGTTTGTCAGGCGGTGGGCCAGGCAAAAATTTGGGCTCGTCTTGCTGCTGAAAATCAAGAGGTTACCCCGGAAACGGTCAATCAGGCGATCGCCTACTTGAATGAACATGACCACCAGTTCCATGTGGATGGCGCTTCCTGGACCAACGACCTCAGTTGGGTAAAGGGCTATGAAAATGTCCTGGAGCCGATGAACGAACTGAGCGCCAAATTCCACGAAAAATATGACCGTCTAGTGGCCGAGGATCCCAGTGTGACGAAAACCGAGGCTTACCAACGGTCTTTGCTCTACCTGCTGTTAGTAGAAACCAGTTGTTTCCGCTATTGGGGTCAAGGTACCTGGACCGACTATGCCCGGAAGCTCTACGCCGACGGTCTGGCCAGCTTGGGTTAGAACCCAGCCCATAGAAATGAAATGGTTGCACTCCCCCGGCCCAGGTCGGGGGAGTTTCCCTTAGGGGAAAGCGGTATCCTAAAAGAAGACTAAAGCGATCGCCCACCATGCAAATTTACCTTGATTACAGCGCCACAACCCCTCCTCACCCTTTGGTACTCCAGCGGGTGCAGGCAGTTTGTACCGAGGGCTGGGGCAATCCTTCGAGTTTGCACAGTTGGGGAAACCGGGCCGCAACGCTCCTGGAAACAGCGCGGTGTCAGGTGGCCAGCTTGATTGGGGCCGCCAATCCCGATGAAATCGTGTTTACAGCGGGGGGCACAGAGGCAGACAACCTCGCTATTTTCGGCATTACCAGTCAATACCCAGAACCCCAACATCTGATCATTTCCCAGGTGGAACATCCGGCGATCGCCCGGGCTGCCGATACCCTTGAAACCCAGGGCTGGCAAGTGACCCGCCTCGGCGTTGATGGTCAAGGACGCATTGCCCCAACGGATCTAGAACAGGCGATCCAGAGCAATACGGTTTTAATTTCGATCATCTACGGCCAGAGTGAAATTGGCACCATTCAACCCATCGCCGCACTAGGGGCGATCGCCAAAAAACAGGGCATTTTATTCCACACCGATGCCGTCCAAGCCGTAGGCCGCATTCCCATCGATCTGCAAACCCTGCCGGTAGATCTCCTGTCCCTTTCGGGTCACAAAATCTATGGCCTCCAGGGGGCGGGGGCGCTATACGTGCGCGATGGCGTAGAACTCAAGCCTCAAATCTACGGCGGTGGTCAAGAAAGAAGCTTGCGCTCTGGAACCCAGAATTTGC
The nucleotide sequence above comes from [Synechococcus] sp. NIES-970. Encoded proteins:
- a CDS encoding hypothetical protein (conserved hypothetical protein (glyco-hydrolase domain, family 57)), whose amino-acid sequence is MVSTLSPHTTQLPNICGQEQEISQIVNHTEKIFLDRSDLNLDQINAGFACALHMHQPTIPAGPDGALICNLQHMMENPHDGDNHNASVFAWCYSRMGDFIPELVEAGCSPRIMLDYSGNLLWGLKQMGREDVLNNLKKITTDARYQPYVEWLGTMWSHAVAPSTPIPDLKLQIQAWQHYFAEIFGVEALKRVKGFSPPEMHLPNHPDTLFEYIKALKECGYRWLLVQEHSVEHLDGSGLHHDEKYLPNRLVVKNSRGEEISITALIKTQGSDTKLVAQMQPYYEAKSRGRQELAGQSVPCLVSQIADGENGGVMMNEFPGGYLPAWHDIKNDGSVAGFNGTEYLELLDAKGISEADYPVCQAVGQAKIWARLAAENQEVTPETVNQAIAYLNEHDHQFHVDGASWTNDLSWVKGYENVLEPMNELSAKFHEKYDRLVAEDPSVTKTEAYQRSLLYLLLVETSCFRYWGQGTWTDYARKLYADGLASLG
- the nifS_3 gene encoding cysteine desulfurase; the protein is MQIYLDYSATTPPHPLVLQRVQAVCTEGWGNPSSLHSWGNRAATLLETARCQVASLIGAANPDEIVFTAGGTEADNLAIFGITSQYPEPQHLIISQVEHPAIARAADTLETQGWQVTRLGVDGQGRIAPTDLEQAIQSNTVLISIIYGQSEIGTIQPIAALGAIAKKQGILFHTDAVQAVGRIPIDLQTLPVDLLSLSGHKIYGLQGAGALYVRDGVELKPQIYGGGQERSLRSGTQNLPGIVALGTAAELAEQTLPEESLRLLMMRNQLLRLGANHGHLQITGDCDQRLPHHVSFALRQDSPLLGLTGKAIVRQLNLAGIAISAGSACHSGKLNPSAILKAIGYGDRQALSGIRLTLGAQTQTEDIEWTTIALQQILERQYTAVLV